One region of Cottoperca gobio chromosome 19, fCotGob3.1, whole genome shotgun sequence genomic DNA includes:
- the eef2k gene encoding eukaryotic elongation factor 2 kinase isoform X7: MPDPWAEFHLEDVETQPCIRYRYNAVTGEWAQDQVHIKMAAQPFGRGAMRECFRTKKLSNFSHSSNWKSASNYVSKRYMETVDRNVYFEDVRLQMEAKLWGEEYNRHRPPKQVDIMQMCVMEMADRPGKPLFHLEHYIEGKYLKYNSNSGFVRDDNIRLTPQGFSHFTFERSGHQLIVVDIQGVGDLYTDPQIHTEMGTDFGDGNLGVRGMALFFHSHLCNKICKSMGLTPFDLSPAEKSQLNCTNKLLKSAQTMLRGCEEPCGSPRVRTMSGSRPPPLFSRLSETSSADESMSDVDSVPCSPLILPCSPLAAHGYLGRSPIGLSFAGMYERERLNNNNTSEHKESDSGGDSGYPSERRSDGDPNDHVDGAHHRSQRQYSESDEDSVRLRKMVAPPRVSVHLNSYNADHEWLTEEKWSFYHSSRSHVHRPSCVATEVERLDALMQKKIGQSILGKVHLAMVRYHEAGRFCEKDEQWDQDSAMIHLERAALCGELEAIVALGQCCMQLPHHILPDMELEDNAGNKMKGFKYLLLAAEAGDRSSMIIVARAFDSGISLSADRKQDWEESIHWYDSALKMTDYDEGGEFDGMQDEPRYLLLARAADMYQEGGYNLTADPQRAGDLFTEAAEAAMEAMKGRLANQYYMKAEEAWALMEE, from the exons ATGCCCGACCCCTGGGCAGAGTTTCATCTGGAGGACGTTGAGACTCAACCCTGCATTCGTTACAG GTACAATGCCGTCACAGGAGAGTGGGCTCAGGACCAGGTCCACATCAAGATGGCTGCCCAG CCGTTTGGGAGAGGGGCCATGAGGGAGTGCTTTAGAAC GAAGAAGTTATCGAATTTCTCACACAGCAGCAATTGGAAGTCAGCATCTAATTATGTGTCCAAGCGTTACATGGAGACGGTGGACAGAAATGTTTACTTTGAGGACGTCAGGCTGCAAATGGAGGCCAAACTCTGGGGAGAGGAGTACAACCGCCACCGGCCTCCCAAACAG GTGGACATCATGCAGATGTGCGTAATGGAGATGGCAGACCGACCCGGTAAACCTCTCTTCCACCTGGAACATTACATCGAGGGCAAGTATTTAAAATACAACTCCAACTCTGGCTTCGTGAGGGACGACAACATCCGACTCACTCCACAG GGCTTCAGCCACTTCACTTTTGAGCGATCGGGCCACCAGCTGATCGTGGTGGACATCCAAGGAGTCGGAGATCTCTACACTGACCCTCAGATCCACACAGAGATGGGGACTGACTTCGGAGATGGAAATCTAg GTGTGCGAGGCATGGCGCTGTTCTTCCACTCCCACCTGTGTAACAAGATCTGCAAGAGTATGGGCCTGACGCCCTTTGACCTTTCTCCTGCGGAGAAGTCTCAGCTGAACTGCACCAACAAACTGCTt AAGTCAGCCCAGACGATGCTGAGGGGCTGCGAGGAGCCCTGCGGTTCTCCTCGTGTTCGTACCATGTCAGGAAGCCGGCCACCGCCGCTGTTTTCCCGTCTGTCTGAGACGTCTTCTGCAGACGAGAGCATGAGCGACGTGGACTCTGTCCCCTGCTCGCCTCTCATACTGCCCTGCTCCCCGCTAGCTGCACATGGATATCTGGGAAGGTCCCCCATCG GCTTATCTTTTGCTGGAATGTACGAACGTGAAAGActcaataataacaacacaagTGAACACAAG GAATCCGATAGTGGCGGGGACAGCGGCTACCCCAGTGAGAGACGGAGTGATGGCGATCCAAATGACCACGTGGACGGG GCCCATCATCGCAGCCAAAGACAATATTCTGAGTCGGATGAGGACAGTGTCAGACTG AGGAAGATGGTAGCTCCTCCAAGAGTCTCTGTACACCTAAATTCATACAATGCTGACCACGAATGG CTGACGGAGGAGAAGTGGAGCTTCTACCATTCGTCCCGCTCTCACGTCCACCGCCCCTCCTGTGTGGCCACCGAGGTGGAGCGACTCGACGCTCTGATGCAGAAGAAGATTGGCCAGTCGATCCTCGGAAAG GTCCACCTGGCGATGGTGCGGTACCATGAAGCGGGTCGCTTCTGTGAGAAGGATGAGCAGTGGGATCAGGACTCGGCCATGATACACCTGGAGAGAGCTGCGCTGTGTGGAGAGCTGGAGGCTATCGTGGCCTTGGGACAGTGCTGTATGCAGCTGCCTCATCACATACTGCCAGACATGGAGCTGGAG GATAACGCAGGAAACAAGATGAAAGGTTTTAAGtacctgctgctggctgctgaggCTGGTGACAGATCTTCCATGATCATAGTGGCCCGAGCCTTTGATAGTGGCATCAGTCTGTCAGCTGACAG AAAGCAGGACTGGGAGGAATCGATTCACTGGTATGACAGTGCGTTAAAAATGACAGACTATGATGAGGGGGGAGAGTTCGATGGGATGCAGGACGAGCCTCGCTACCTGCTGCTGGCCAGAGCGGCAGACATGTACCAAGAGGGAGGATACAACCTC